In the genome of Saprospira sp. CCB-QB6, one region contains:
- a CDS encoding LamG-like jellyroll fold domain-containing protein, whose translation MRNKLGILAMLLFMGQGLLAQMGVVAHLRMNGDGSDVQANHSATVNGAIPTTDRYGRDSSAYYFDGLDDYLEMSNLDALKFAEYTYSVWVRADAIPNGSYYPILSIGGANGDQGMNVANNYYGASGFTGYGWTNCSSPPAAYGASSSTIDTSWHHIIYTRKEGEARLYVNGVSTATTAVPLNCPPYYALTTQKAVVGKRFNNTKYFKGKLDELKIFNYALSPEEALTVYENSSTIGPCYLDLGTDGATTYSGDVLVSNVSVKTTASFLELIIPTDLCAVPYEPSTDLGDVGLLGLSVNLNSFGTDEESYIGLGFKQQEKDYYFELGRNSVHIYKNQELLYTANNKTQLGDRIELGLDKEEIRFYKNGLEIGEPQVLTSTDEGFFYAGLTGSAVAIDQIRIRRICEDPESDTATVGGGTYNCVDFEVGVPYYELKEELDGGYVSVIDDSLRIRFDQDYELLAGEQLSYKIYAWDRQVAHTGTIDLIRGTNWLTLPLTAASLAPNKYYILEVEGNQGIDYFLRFRIE comes from the coding sequence ATGAGAAATAAGTTAGGGATTTTAGCCATGTTGCTTTTTATGGGGCAGGGATTATTGGCACAAATGGGGGTGGTAGCACATTTAAGGATGAATGGGGATGGATCTGATGTGCAAGCGAATCATTCCGCTACAGTAAATGGGGCGATTCCAACAACCGATCGTTATGGACGAGATAGTAGTGCTTATTATTTTGATGGTCTGGATGACTACTTAGAAATGAGTAATTTGGATGCCTTGAAATTTGCTGAATATACTTATTCTGTTTGGGTGAGGGCAGATGCTATTCCCAATGGAAGTTATTATCCAATATTATCTATTGGAGGGGCTAATGGAGATCAAGGGATGAATGTAGCTAATAATTACTATGGGGCTTCTGGTTTTACTGGTTATGGTTGGACAAATTGTTCTAGTCCACCAGCTGCTTATGGAGCATCATCATCAACTATTGATACGAGCTGGCATCATATCATCTACACTAGAAAAGAAGGGGAAGCTAGACTGTATGTGAATGGGGTTTCAACTGCTACTACAGCAGTACCTTTGAACTGTCCGCCTTACTATGCGCTAACTACACAAAAAGCAGTGGTAGGAAAACGTTTTAACAATACTAAATACTTTAAAGGAAAATTAGATGAGTTAAAAATATTTAACTATGCATTAAGTCCTGAAGAGGCTTTGACGGTATATGAAAATAGCTCTACGATTGGTCCTTGTTATTTAGATTTAGGAACAGATGGAGCGACTACTTATTCTGGAGATGTATTGGTCTCTAATGTTTCAGTGAAAACAACGGCTAGTTTTTTAGAGCTTATTATTCCCACAGATTTGTGTGCGGTACCATATGAACCGAGCACAGATTTAGGAGATGTGGGACTTCTAGGGCTTTCTGTGAATCTTAACAGTTTTGGTACAGACGAAGAAAGTTATATTGGGTTAGGGTTTAAGCAACAGGAAAAAGATTATTACTTTGAATTGGGGCGAAATTCTGTACATATATATAAAAATCAAGAGCTTTTATATACTGCGAACAATAAGACGCAATTGGGAGATCGGATTGAGTTGGGGCTTGACAAGGAAGAAATTCGCTTTTATAAAAATGGTTTAGAGATAGGAGAACCCCAAGTACTTACTTCAACAGATGAAGGTTTTTTCTATGCAGGGTTAACGGGGAGTGCTGTTGCTATAGATCAAATACGAATACGCAGAATTTGTGAAGACCCAGAGTCAGATACAGCAACTGTAGGGGGTGGAACATATAACTGTGTGGATTTTGAGGTAGGGGTACCTTATTATGAGCTTAAGGAAGAGTTAGATGGTGGTTATGTTTCAGTTATAGATGATAGCTTAAGAATTCGCTTTGATCAAGATTATGAGTTGTTAGCTGGAGAACAATTGAGCTATAAAATTTATGCATGGGATCGTCAGGTAGCTCATACTGGGACTATAGATTTAATAAGAGGAACTAACTGGTTAACGCTTCCTTTAACAGCAGCTTCTTTAGCACCTAATAAGTATTATATCTTAGAAGTAGAGGGGAATCAGGGAATTGATTATTTCTTAAGGTTTAGAATTGAGTAG
- the bioB gene encoding biotin synthase BioB: MEVRNDWTRAEIEEIYNRPILDLVYEAATVHRKYHEAREVQVCTLLSIKTGGCPEDCAYCPQAARYNTDVDHQSLLEVDEVLTKASIAKSNGATRFCMGAAWRHVKNNKQFDRVLQMVQGVNSLGMEVCCTLGMLSEEQAQRLKDAGLYAYNHNLDTSEENYENIITTRDYQDRLDTIENVRNTGISVCSGGIIGLGETDQDRVAMLHTLANMSKHPESVPVNALVRVPGTPLENQKRITLWEMLRMIATARIIMPLSQVRLSAGREEMSIEEQAFCFMAGASSIFAGEKLLTTPNPDMDQDRQMFQLLGLQPRAAFKGQENEMEAGKFV, translated from the coding sequence ATGGAAGTACGTAACGATTGGACCCGTGCCGAGATTGAGGAAATTTACAACCGCCCCATTCTAGACTTGGTCTATGAGGCCGCTACGGTCCATCGAAAATATCACGAGGCCAGAGAAGTACAGGTTTGTACTTTGCTCTCTATTAAAACTGGAGGCTGCCCCGAAGATTGCGCCTATTGCCCACAAGCCGCCCGCTACAACACCGATGTGGACCATCAATCTCTACTTGAAGTAGATGAGGTACTCACCAAAGCAAGCATTGCCAAATCAAATGGCGCTACCCGCTTTTGTATGGGCGCCGCCTGGCGACATGTCAAAAATAACAAGCAATTTGATCGCGTTTTGCAAATGGTCCAAGGCGTAAATAGCCTAGGTATGGAGGTTTGCTGTACCCTCGGTATGCTTAGCGAAGAACAAGCCCAACGCCTCAAAGATGCTGGCCTCTACGCCTACAACCACAACCTCGATACCTCTGAGGAAAATTACGAGAATATTATCACCACTCGGGACTATCAAGATCGGCTCGACACCATCGAAAATGTCCGCAATACAGGAATCTCTGTTTGCTCTGGCGGAATTATTGGCCTTGGCGAAACCGACCAAGACCGCGTAGCTATGCTACACACCCTGGCCAATATGTCTAAACATCCCGAATCGGTACCCGTTAACGCTCTCGTTCGTGTGCCCGGCACCCCCCTAGAGAACCAAAAACGCATCACCCTTTGGGAAATGCTCCGCATGATCGCTACTGCCCGCATTATTATGCCCCTTTCTCAGGTCCGCCTATCTGCAGGCCGCGAAGAAATGAGCATCGAAGAGCAGGCCTTCTGCTTTATGGCTGGCGCTAGCTCTATCTTTGCTGGCGAAAAACTACTCACAACTCCTAATCCCGATATGGACCAGGACCGTCAGATGTTCCAATTGCTTGGCCTACAACCCCGTGCCGCCTTCAAGGGACAAGAAAACGAAATGGAAGCCGGTAAGTTTGTCTAA
- a CDS encoding DUF7793 family protein: MQTKIRLKKSWLYVDVQTGLVVQRMDEGTYMEAQDSFDCFEECFKLKGREPIYFLSDMRGVKGMSKEARKVTAADAKEAKFYAVAALINSGISKILGNFVIRLNKHEHPVRMFTKEEEAIAWLKKQRLENGHA; this comes from the coding sequence ATGCAAACGAAGATAAGATTAAAAAAAAGCTGGCTTTATGTGGATGTGCAAACGGGCTTAGTTGTTCAAAGAATGGATGAGGGGACCTATATGGAGGCTCAGGATTCTTTTGATTGTTTTGAGGAGTGTTTTAAGTTGAAAGGAAGGGAGCCCATTTATTTCCTTTCGGATATGAGAGGAGTGAAAGGAATGAGCAAAGAGGCGCGAAAAGTAACGGCAGCGGATGCTAAAGAGGCTAAGTTTTATGCGGTAGCGGCATTAATTAATAGTGGAATTTCTAAGATTTTGGGCAATTTTGTGATTCGGCTTAATAAGCATGAGCATCCTGTTCGAATGTTTACGAAAGAAGAAGAGGCTATTGCTTGGTTGAAAAAGCAGCGGTTAGAAAACGGGCATGCTTAA
- a CDS encoding deoxynucleoside kinase → MSKEQLPYKHIVVAGNIGAGKTSLCRLLGEEFGWTVNYESTDDNPYLEDFYNDMGRWSFNLQVYFLNSRYRQVLKIKAGDDVVIQDRSLYEDAHIFAANLHEMDLMSVRDFKNYFDLFLLMESQITPPDLMIYLKSSVPTLVKHIQKRGRSYESNMSLNYLQSLNDRYENWIAEYSAGKLLTISADELDYVGNDDDREKVIALVKAALEG, encoded by the coding sequence ATGTCTAAAGAGCAACTGCCTTACAAGCATATTGTAGTGGCCGGAAACATCGGGGCTGGAAAAACCTCACTTTGTCGTTTGTTAGGAGAAGAATTTGGCTGGACCGTCAACTATGAGTCTACCGATGACAATCCTTATCTAGAAGATTTTTACAATGATATGGGCCGTTGGTCCTTCAACCTACAGGTCTACTTCCTCAATAGCCGTTATAGACAGGTATTGAAAATTAAAGCGGGCGACGATGTCGTCATTCAGGATCGCTCTTTGTATGAGGATGCCCATATTTTTGCGGCCAACTTACACGAAATGGACCTCATGTCCGTGAGAGATTTTAAAAACTACTTTGATCTCTTCCTCTTGATGGAGTCTCAAATCACCCCGCCCGATCTTATGATTTATCTCAAGTCTAGTGTGCCCACTTTGGTCAAACATATCCAGAAAAGAGGTCGCAGCTATGAGTCTAACATGAGCCTTAACTACCTACAATCGCTCAATGATCGCTACGAAAACTGGATCGCTGAGTACTCTGCAGGTAAACTACTGACCATTAGCGCCGATGAACTCGATTATGTGGGCAATGATGATGATCGCGAAAAAGTAATTGCGCTAGTCAAAGCCGCTCTAGAGGGTTAG
- the mqnE gene encoding aminofutalosine synthase MqnE, with protein MSTAIDTLLNDSALDAGLRQIAQAVKAEERLSVEQGIYLYEHAPLGYLGVLANFIREKKHGDKTYFNRNFHLEPTNVCLYTCTFCSYSRRIKKREDGWELTLEEMMEIIKKYDEEPVTEVHIVGGVLPQYDLGFYSQLFSQIRAHRPDLHVKALTPVEYHYIFKKAKVSYEEGMRLMKEAGLQSMPGGGAEIFHPEIREQIAKDKCTGDQWLRIHEIWHELGMHSNATMLYGHIEEYKHRVDHMEQLRQLQDKTGGFQTFIPLKFRNQNNELSHLPESSAVEDLRNYAIARIYMDNFEHIKAYWPMIGRTTAQLSLAFGVDDIDGTIDDTTKIYSMAGSEEQNPALSTEELVQLIKAVGRHPIERGTLYNVVQDYQDFDFSQQPKKVKKGFVGLPVIDKTKA; from the coding sequence ATGTCTACAGCCATTGATACTTTATTGAATGATAGCGCACTAGATGCAGGACTACGTCAGATTGCCCAAGCCGTAAAAGCCGAAGAACGCTTGAGTGTAGAGCAGGGAATTTATTTATATGAGCATGCGCCCTTGGGTTACTTGGGGGTATTGGCCAACTTTATTCGGGAAAAGAAGCATGGAGATAAGACCTACTTCAACCGAAACTTTCATTTGGAGCCCACCAATGTGTGTTTGTATACCTGTACCTTCTGCTCTTATTCTCGCCGAATTAAGAAGCGGGAAGATGGTTGGGAACTGACCTTAGAAGAGATGATGGAGATCATCAAAAAGTATGATGAGGAGCCTGTGACCGAGGTACATATTGTGGGTGGGGTTTTGCCTCAGTACGACTTGGGATTTTACAGCCAGTTGTTTAGCCAGATCCGTGCACATCGTCCCGATTTGCATGTAAAAGCCCTAACCCCAGTAGAATATCACTACATTTTCAAAAAGGCCAAGGTCTCTTATGAAGAGGGGATGCGCTTGATGAAAGAGGCGGGCTTGCAGTCTATGCCTGGCGGAGGAGCCGAGATTTTCCATCCCGAAATTCGGGAGCAGATTGCCAAAGACAAATGTACGGGAGATCAATGGCTTCGCATTCATGAGATTTGGCATGAGCTGGGCATGCATTCTAATGCCACCATGCTTTATGGGCATATTGAAGAATATAAGCATCGGGTAGATCATATGGAGCAATTGCGCCAGTTGCAGGATAAAACGGGAGGGTTTCAGACCTTTATTCCACTCAAGTTCCGCAACCAGAACAATGAGCTTTCGCATTTGCCCGAATCTTCTGCTGTGGAGGATTTGCGCAATTATGCCATTGCCCGTATTTATATGGACAACTTTGAGCATATCAAAGCCTATTGGCCTATGATTGGGCGCACTACTGCGCAGCTTTCGTTAGCTTTTGGGGTAGATGATATTGATGGGACCATTGACGACACCACTAAAATTTATAGTATGGCGGGTTCTGAAGAACAGAACCCCGCTCTAAGCACCGAAGAATTGGTGCAATTGATTAAGGCCGTGGGCCGCCATCCAATTGAGCGAGGTACCCTATATAATGTGGTCCAAGATTATCAAGATTTTGATTTCAGTCAGCAGCCCAAAAAGGTTAAAAAAGGCTTTGTTGGGCTGCCCGTCATTGATAAGACCAAAGCATAA
- a CDS encoding fatty acid desaturase family protein: MKALKFDKSQQLEFVRQLKARVQDYFAEQERSPSGNRQLYVKAVLMLALYVLPLLTLLIFQPSHYAIILTLYFLMGLGMVGIGVSVMHDAVHSSFSSKSWVNRLFAHSMELVGGSSFNWQVQHNVLHHSYTNISGWDEDISHKAILRLEPEEPWRAVHRYQHIYALPLYSLLTLSWIIWGDYQSLYRYTKKNLLLGKKPFSVWAKLIGFKLAYLFVQFVLPIFILGIPALAVILGFILMHLVAGFLLSSIFQLAHVVEGPDYPQADEKGRLSTSWMAHQLQTTANFSRGKAWISWCIGGLNYQIEHHLFPHISHVHYPKLAPIVQQTAAEFGLPYYEHPSFFKALQSHLHCLWVLGHKK, from the coding sequence ATGAAAGCATTAAAATTTGACAAGAGCCAACAGCTCGAATTTGTACGCCAACTCAAGGCCCGTGTACAAGATTACTTTGCAGAACAGGAACGCTCTCCCTCTGGTAATCGACAATTGTATGTAAAAGCGGTGCTGATGTTGGCCCTTTATGTCTTGCCCTTATTAACCCTCCTTATTTTTCAACCTAGCCATTATGCCATCATTTTAACCCTCTACTTCTTGATGGGTTTAGGAATGGTTGGCATTGGCGTTAGCGTTATGCACGATGCCGTACATTCTTCTTTCTCCTCTAAATCTTGGGTAAACCGCCTCTTTGCCCACAGTATGGAGTTGGTAGGTGGTTCTTCTTTCAACTGGCAAGTCCAACACAATGTCTTGCACCACAGCTATACCAATATTTCTGGCTGGGATGAAGATATTAGCCACAAAGCCATTTTACGCCTAGAACCCGAAGAACCTTGGCGAGCAGTTCACCGCTATCAACACATTTATGCCCTACCACTCTACAGTTTACTTACACTTAGCTGGATTATCTGGGGCGATTATCAATCCCTCTACCGCTACACCAAAAAGAATTTACTCTTAGGCAAAAAACCTTTCTCGGTCTGGGCCAAACTAATCGGCTTTAAGCTCGCCTACCTTTTTGTCCAATTCGTTTTGCCCATTTTTATCTTGGGCATCCCAGCCCTAGCTGTTATTTTGGGCTTTATCCTTATGCACTTAGTAGCTGGCTTCCTGCTCTCTAGCATTTTTCAGCTAGCCCATGTGGTAGAAGGACCAGATTATCCCCAAGCCGATGAAAAAGGCCGCCTATCTACTAGCTGGATGGCCCACCAACTGCAAACAACGGCCAACTTCTCTAGAGGAAAAGCCTGGATATCTTGGTGCATCGGAGGTCTCAATTACCAAATTGAACATCACCTTTTTCCCCACATCTCTCATGTACACTACCCCAAACTAGCCCCTATTGTACAACAAACTGCCGCAGAATTTGGCCTCCCCTACTATGAACATCCCAGCTTTTTTAAAGCCCTACAATCACATCTGCATTGTTTATGGGTTTTAGGACATAAAAAGTAA
- a CDS encoding OmpH family outer membrane protein, protein MKNKFKAVVTILIFSLSITACNQGPKLAYVNNFKLFEEFQGTLELDAKHRAESSNRQQALDSIKAEISAMAASDLDEDAAVRMKTLEKRYNLLLQQFNQETVNDQQRYQEQLWTQINQYVFEYGKEQQYDYVFGSAANGSLMYADEAEDITADVIAYINKKYAGK, encoded by the coding sequence ATGAAGAATAAGTTCAAAGCTGTAGTTACAATACTAATTTTTTCCTTAAGCATAACAGCTTGCAATCAGGGACCAAAACTAGCTTATGTAAATAACTTTAAGCTTTTTGAAGAGTTTCAAGGTACATTAGAGTTAGATGCTAAGCATAGAGCTGAAAGTAGTAATCGGCAGCAAGCTTTAGATTCAATTAAAGCGGAGATATCTGCTATGGCTGCAAGTGATTTAGATGAAGATGCCGCAGTTCGAATGAAAACGCTAGAAAAGCGGTATAATTTGTTATTGCAGCAGTTTAATCAAGAGACGGTTAATGATCAACAGCGTTATCAAGAACAGTTATGGACACAGATTAACCAATATGTTTTTGAGTATGGTAAGGAACAACAGTATGACTATGTATTTGGGTCGGCTGCTAATGGTTCTTTAATGTATGCTGATGAGGCTGAAGATATTACAGCAGATGTCATTGCCTACATCAATAAAAAATATGCAGGTAAGTAA
- a CDS encoding ABC transporter ATP-binding protein → MTNFNKSIINIKDISKVYQMGGQEVRALQSISLDIYQNDYVSLMGPSGSGKSTLMNMLGCLDTPSGGQYLLNGQDVSGMTEDELADIRNREIGFVFQTFNLIPRLSSLENVALPLIYAGMSKRKRLERAAEVLTAVGLGSRMDHKPNELSGGQRQRVAVARALVNKPSLILADEPTGNLDSRTSVEIMALFEELHAQGNTIIVVTHEPDIAEHTHRIIRLKDGLVEKDEYNAKPRSAKERLEEMKAIQEE, encoded by the coding sequence ATGACAAATTTCAATAAAAGCATTATTAATATTAAGGACATCAGTAAGGTCTACCAGATGGGGGGCCAAGAGGTCCGAGCCCTACAATCGATCAGTTTAGACATCTACCAAAATGATTATGTCTCTTTAATGGGCCCCTCGGGTTCGGGCAAATCGACCCTGATGAATATGTTGGGCTGTTTGGATACCCCCAGCGGCGGCCAATATTTGCTCAATGGCCAAGATGTAAGTGGCATGACGGAAGATGAGCTGGCCGATATTCGCAACCGAGAAATTGGCTTTGTCTTCCAGACCTTTAATTTGATTCCCCGCCTTTCTTCTCTAGAAAATGTGGCCTTGCCCCTAATTTATGCGGGTATGAGCAAGCGTAAACGGCTTGAGCGAGCGGCTGAAGTTTTGACGGCGGTGGGTTTGGGCAGCCGTATGGACCACAAGCCCAATGAGCTTTCGGGCGGGCAGCGGCAGCGGGTGGCGGTGGCTCGTGCTTTGGTCAATAAACCCTCGCTCATTTTGGCCGATGAACCTACGGGAAACCTTGATAGCCGGACTTCTGTAGAAATTATGGCTCTTTTTGAGGAGCTACATGCACAGGGCAATACCATCATTGTCGTTACGCATGAGCCCGATATTGCTGAGCATACCCATCGCATTATCCGCCTAAAAGATGGCCTAGTCGAAAAGGATGAATACAATGCAAAGCCCCGCTCGGCTAAAGAGCGCTTAGAAGAAATGAAGGCTATTCAGGAAGAGTAG
- a CDS encoding LolA family protein, translating to MMKYIFALIGLVLQFSLWGQDLKKDYEALEKRYAEIVNFSADIEVDIYDLQFSKLKPLEQNKGFIYKQKDLLHYAFGSFIFLKTAKEAIMVDQEDKMIILQNLQESTAAQEDEMLSKVEEAMHLYDKIEYLGLKEGLKHYKVSMKKGYLMKNMELYIDAEKMLIQRVIYESYIAEMDQLLKVDMRFLNLSTSPKPKYHFSAKQYIEKRSGKYYPVSSYKTYKLINQQSH from the coding sequence ATGATGAAGTATATTTTTGCCCTTATAGGCCTAGTTTTACAATTCTCCTTATGGGGACAAGATCTGAAAAAGGATTATGAAGCTTTGGAAAAACGCTATGCAGAAATAGTGAATTTTTCTGCTGATATAGAGGTAGATATCTATGATTTACAGTTCTCTAAGTTAAAGCCCTTAGAACAAAATAAAGGTTTTATATATAAACAAAAAGACTTGTTGCATTATGCTTTTGGGTCATTTATTTTTCTGAAAACAGCTAAAGAAGCTATTATGGTTGATCAGGAAGATAAAATGATTATTCTGCAAAATCTTCAAGAGTCAACAGCAGCTCAAGAAGATGAAATGCTTTCTAAGGTTGAGGAAGCAATGCACCTATACGATAAAATAGAGTATTTGGGGTTAAAAGAAGGGCTGAAACACTACAAAGTAAGTATGAAAAAGGGCTACTTGATGAAAAATATGGAGCTTTATATAGATGCAGAAAAGATGCTTATTCAAAGGGTAATTTATGAATCATATATAGCAGAAATGGATCAGTTGTTAAAGGTAGATATGCGCTTTCTAAATTTGAGCACATCCCCTAAGCCGAAATATCACTTTAGTGCTAAACAATACATTGAAAAAAGATCTGGCAAATACTATCCAGTAAGTAGCTACAAGACCTATAAACTCATCAATCAGCAAAGTCATTAA